The following are encoded together in the Rhodothermales bacterium genome:
- a CDS encoding cryptochrome/photolyase family protein gives MTRARNLIFVLGDQLDPTAAAFDDAEPDSDVVIMAEVDAEVKRYPNHVQRVVLFFTAMRHFRDALREQGYKVIYRQIGDEPETESLIGFLQEQIRVLSPERVVMTEPGRYELERACLDMAQAEGIPLEVRPDKHFFCSRYDFTEWASERKTLVLEHFYRKMRRRYGYLMRGDKPVGDAWNFDSDNRAAFGRDGPHIERSPLGFKPDAVTREVIDVVQQRYPELPGSVDDFDWPATPEDARRAVDDFVKYRLPRFGRYQDAMWTDEPYLFHARLSTALNLKLINPRVVVEKAVEAYEAGDAPIGAVEGFVRQVLGWREFMRGVYWLHMPGYETRNELEANRDLPSFFWTGETEMQCVRQVVQQLLKHGYAHHIQRLMVTGLFTLLYGANPRQVHDWYMAMFVDSVEWVTLPNTIGMSQYADGGVVGTKPYVASGK, from the coding sequence ATGACTCGTGCGCGCAACCTCATCTTTGTTCTGGGCGACCAACTTGACCCCACCGCCGCAGCATTCGACGACGCCGAACCCGACAGCGACGTCGTCATTATGGCGGAGGTTGATGCGGAGGTCAAGCGCTACCCAAACCACGTGCAGCGCGTTGTGCTCTTCTTTACCGCGATGCGCCATTTTCGGGACGCCCTTCGAGAGCAGGGTTACAAGGTCATCTATCGTCAGATAGGCGACGAACCGGAGACGGAAAGCCTGATTGGCTTTCTGCAGGAGCAGATCAGGGTGCTAAGTCCAGAACGGGTTGTGATGACGGAGCCGGGTCGTTACGAGTTGGAACGCGCGTGCCTGGACATGGCGCAGGCTGAAGGTATCCCGCTTGAGGTTCGACCCGACAAGCACTTCTTCTGCTCCCGGTACGACTTCACGGAGTGGGCCAGTGAGCGCAAGACACTTGTGCTGGAGCACTTCTACAGGAAGATGCGAAGACGGTACGGCTACCTGATGCGCGGAGACAAACCGGTAGGCGATGCGTGGAATTTTGACAGTGACAATCGTGCCGCGTTTGGACGCGATGGTCCTCACATTGAGCGCTCTCCTCTGGGTTTCAAACCCGACGCTGTCACTCGCGAGGTGATTGATGTCGTACAGCAACGCTATCCCGAGCTTCCTGGCTCGGTCGATGATTTCGACTGGCCCGCAACCCCCGAAGACGCACGACGCGCAGTAGACGACTTCGTTAAGTACAGGCTGCCCCGGTTCGGACGCTATCAGGACGCAATGTGGACAGATGAGCCATACCTGTTCCACGCCCGGCTCTCAACGGCGCTAAACCTGAAGCTCATCAATCCGCGTGTCGTCGTCGAGAAGGCTGTTGAGGCCTACGAAGCAGGCGATGCGCCAATCGGAGCAGTCGAGGGATTTGTCCGGCAAGTGCTCGGCTGGCGTGAGTTTATGCGAGGCGTCTACTGGCTTCACATGCCGGGCTATGAGACGCGAAACGAACTGGAAGCCAATCGTGATTTGCCCTCATTCTTCTGGACAGGCGAGACGGAAATGCAGTGCGTCCGCCAGGTGGTACAACAACTACTGAAACACGGCTATGCTCATCACATCCAGCGACTGATGGTCACCGGCCTGTTTACGTTACTCTACGGCGCCAATCCCCGACAGGTCCATGATTGGTA